One stretch of Glycine soja cultivar W05 chromosome 7, ASM419377v2, whole genome shotgun sequence DNA includes these proteins:
- the LOC114419004 gene encoding laccase-7-like: protein MKLFSFSLACVFVFALLASSLASAAIVEHIFKVQNTTIKRFCKEQVIVTVNGLFPGPTINVHEGGTVIVHVLNEGPYDITLHWHGVLQLFSPWADGPEYITQCTIRPRSKYTYKFNVTQQEGTVWWHAHASYLRATVHGAFIIKPRSGRFPFPKPYKQIPLILGDLYNSRVEDITTEAQASGGGPNISYAFTINGLTSGHLMNCTENETFKMKVKQGKIYMLRMINAALNYDLFFKIANHNFTVVAVDASYTDHYVSDLIVIAPGQSVDVLFTANQPTGSYYMVASPYVVGLEDFDANVARGTVIYENAPPSSKPIMPVLPPFNDTDTAYTKFYNVITSKVRAPHWVPVPRKVDEHMFITIGFNLELCDSKNPNNATCKGPNGHRFSASMNNESFSVPAGVKLSLLEAFYKNKSSVYTRDFPDKPPVMFDFTNLNDANNTNLLFAPKSTRAKKLRFNSTVEVVFQNTALLGGQNHPMHIHGYSFHVLAQGFGNFNRKDRAKFNLVNPQLRNTVGVPMGGWTVIRFQANNPGVWLVHCHMEDHVPWGLAMIFEVENGPTPSTSVPPPPADLPKC, encoded by the exons ATGAAGCTATTCTCGTTTTCTCTAgcatgtgtttttgtttttgcccTTCTAGCTTCTTCCCTGGCTTCAGCAGCTATCGTGGAACACATTTTCAAA GTTCAAAACACGACTATCAAACGTTTTTGCAAGGAGCAAGTGATTGTGACAGTTAATGGACTTTTCCCAGGGCCAACGATAAATGTCCACGAAGGTGGCACTGTAATTGTCCATGTATTGAACGAGGGACCGTATGATATCACTCTTCATTG GCATGGAGTGTTACAGCTCTTTAGTCCTTGGGCAGACGGTCCTGAATATATAACTCAATGTACAATTAGACCCAGAAGTAAATACACATATAAATTCAACGTGACACAACAAGAAGGAACAGTATGGTGGCATGCTCATGCATCATATTTACGAGCAACAGTTCATGGTGCTTTCATCATTAAGCCTCGTTCAGGCCGATTTCCATTTCCTAAACCGTACAAGCAAATTCCTCTTATATTAG GAGATTTGTATAATTCTAGAGTTGAGGATATTACTACTGAAGCACAGGCCAGTGGCGGAGGACCAAACATATCTTACGCCTTTACAATCAATGGTTTGACTAGCGGCCATCTCATGAATTGTACTGAAAATG AGACATTTAAGATGAAAGTTAAGCAAGGGAAGATCTACATGCTCCGAATGATCAACGCTGCACTCAATTACGACCTATTCTTCAAGATAGCGAACCACAATTTCACAGTTGTTGCCGTCGATGCCTCCTACACCGACCACTACGTCTCCGACCTCATCGTCATTGCCCCTGGCCAGAGTGTTGACGTGTTATTCACAGCGAATCAACCCACTGGCTCGTACTACATGGTTGCATCTCCTTACGTTGTTGGTCTCGAAGACTTCGACGCCAACGTAGCTCGCGGCACGGTCATTTACGAAAATGCCCCGCCATCGTCAAAGCCCATAATGCCAGTTCTACCCCCCTTCAACGACACGGACACGGCTTATACTAAATTCTACAATGTCATAACTAGCAAAGTGAGGGCCCCACACTGGGTTCCTGTGCCACGTAAGGTGGATGAGCACATGTTCATTACCATTGGGTTCAACCTAGAATTGTGTGATTCCAAGAATCCCAACAACGCCACGTGTAAGGGTCCAAATGGTCACAGATTTTCTGCCAGCATGAACAATGAGTCATTTTCTGTTCCCGCGGGTGTGAAGCTTTCTTTGTTGGAAGCATTCTATAAAAACAAGAGCAGTGTTTACACTAGGGATTTCCCTGACAAGCCTCCGGTTATGTTTGACTTCACGAATCTGAACGACGCTAACAATACGAACCTTCTATTTGCGCCAAAATCAACCAGGGCGAAGAAGCTCAGGTTCAATTCAACGGTGGAGGTTGTGTTTCAGAATACAGCACTTCTTGGGGGCCAAAACCACCCCATGCACATTCATGGGTATAGCTTCCATGTTTTGGCTCAAGGGTTCGGGAATTTCAACAGGAAGGATAGGGCTAAGTTTAATTTGGTGAATCCGCAATTACGCAACACTGTTGGTGTGCCTATGGGAGGATGGACTGTCATCAGGTTCCAAGCAAACAATCCAG GGGTTTGGCTTGTGCATTGCCATATGGAAGACCATGTTCCGTGGGGACTAGCCATGATTTTTGAGGTTGAGAACGGACCAACTCCTTCAACTTCAGTCCCTCCACCACCAGCTGATCTTCCTAAATGTTAA
- the LOC114419003 gene encoding laccase-7-like — protein MKLFVFFLAWAMALLASSFASAAVVERTFKVQNKTIKRLCNERVIVTVNGTFPGPKINVREGDTVIVHLLNEGPYNITIHWHGVFQLFSAWADGPEYVTQCTISPGTKYTYKFNVTQQEGTLWWHAHASVLRATVHGAFIIHPRSGQFPFPKPFKQVPIILGDWYDANVVDVETQALASGGPPNVSNAFTINGLPGDLFNCSRTQTFKMKVKQGKTYMLRMINAALNNHLFFKIANHTFTVVALDAAYTDHYITEIIVIAPGQTIDALFTANQPLGSYYMAASPYSIGVPVIDNTTTRGIVVYDYAPPPSSSKPLMPTLPPINDTATAHKFYSNITGKVGAPHWVPVPAKVDEHMFITIGLNLDTCDPKNATNATCQGPSGQRFSSSMNNESFVIPKGRGFSMLEAFFKNVSGVYTADFPNNPPVMFDFTNPNISFNPNLLFAPKSTKSKKLKFNSTVEIVFQNTAIVGVQNHPIHIHGFSFHVLAQGFGNFNSTVDSTKFNLVNPQLRNTIAVPVGGWAVIRFQANNPGVWFVHCHVEDHVPWGLDMAFEVENGPTSSTSLPPPPVDLPKCYEGDLRVQHHQFRFFF, from the exons ATGAAGCTTTTCGTGTTTTTTCTTGCATGGGCTATGGCTCTTCTTGCTTCTTCCTTTGCTTCAGCTGCTGTAGTGGAACGCACTTTCAAA GTTCAAAACAAGACTATCAAACGCTTGTGCAATGAGCGAGTGATTGTCACGGTTAATGGAACATTCCCTGGGCCAAAGATTAATGTCCGTGAAGGTGACACTGTGATTGTTCATCTATTGAACGAGGGACCCTATAATATCACTATTCATTG GCATGGGGTGTTTCAGCTGTTTAGTGCATGGGCAGATGGTCCTGAATATGTAACTCAATGCACAATTAGTCCGGGAACTAAGTATACTTATAAATTCAATGTGACACAACAAGAAGGAACCTTATGGTGGCATGCTCATGCATCTGTTTTACGTGCCACTGTTCATGGTGCTTTCATCATTCACCCTCGTTCAGGGCAATTTCCCTTTCCTAAACCTTTCAAGCAAGTTCCCATTATATTAG gtGATTGGTATGATGCTAATGTTGTGGATGTTGAAACCCAAGCACTGGCCTCCGGTGGTCCTCCAAATGTATCTAATGCTTTCACAATCAACGGCTTGCCTGGCGATCTCTTCAATTGTTCTCGAACTC AGACATTCAAGATGAAGGTGAAGCAAGGAAAGACCTACATGCTACGAATGATCAATGCTGCACTCAATAACCATCTTTTCTTCAAGATAGCAAATCACACTTTCACAGTTGTTGCCTTGGATGCTGCATATACCGACCACTACATCACCGAAATCATTGTCATTGCCCCTGGCCAAACCATTGatgcactattcacagcaaaccAACCCTTAGGTTCATACTATATGGCTGCATCTCCTTATTCTATTGGTGTTCCCGTCATTGACAACACGACGACACGTGGCATTGTCGTTTACGACTAtgcaccaccaccatcatcatcaaaacctttGATGCCAACCCTACCACCTATAAACGACACAGCAACGGCTCACAAATTCTACAGCAACATAACTGGCAAGGTGGGGGCCCCACACTGGGTTCCTGTGCCAGCCAAAGTGGATGAGCACATGTTCATTACTATTGGATTAAACCTAGACACGTGTGATCCTAAGAATGCCACCAATGCCACGTGTCAGGGTCCATCTGGCCAGAGATTTTCTTCTAGCATGAACAACGAGTCCTTTGTGATTCCTAAGGGGAGAGGGTTCTCTATGTTGGAAGCGTTCTTTAAGAATGTGAGTGGAGTCTACACTGCTGATTTCCCTAACAACCCTCCGGTTATGTTTGACTTCACAAACCCTAATATTAGTTTTAACCCTAACCTTTTGTTTGCACCAAAATCAACCAAATCGAAGAAACTCAAGTTCAATTCAACCGTGGAGATTGTGTTTCAGAATACAGCGATTGTCGGTGTGCAGAACCATCCAATTCACATTCATGGTTTTAGTTTCCATGTTTTGGCTCAAGGGTTTGGAAATTTCAACTCCACCGTAGATTCAACCAAGTTTAATTTGGTGAATCCTCAGCTACGCAACACAATTGCTGTTCCTGTTGGAGGATGGGCTGTCATTAGATTCCAAGCAAACAATCCAG GGGTATGGTTTGTGCATTGCCATGTGGAAGATCATGTGCCATGGGGACTAGACATGGCTTTTGAGGTTGAGAATGGACCAACTTCTTCAACTTCACTCCCTCCACCACCTGTTGATCTGCCTAAATGTTACGAAGGAGATTTGAGAGTGCAACACCACCAATTCCGATTTTTCTTCTAG